AAAGGGGGTGCAGAACGCCGCGGAGACACAGATGGCCAGGCCCACCATGAAGGGCTTGGGATCAGCGCCGGTTTCCCGGGCCAATTGGAAGGCCACCGGAGCAAGGATGATCGCCGCTGCAGCATTCTCGATCACTTGCGTCAGCATCAAGGCGAACAGCAGCAGCGCCGCCAACACCGCCAGGGGGCCGAATCCCTCCAGCGCCACTACGGCCCCGCGCGCCAAGGCTTCTGCCGCGCCCGTCTTCTCCAGTGCCAGCCCGAAGGGAATCATGCCCGCGACTGTCACCACGGCCTGCCAGTCCACGGCTTGATAGGCGTCTTTTACTTTCACGTAACGGAGCAGCAGCACCAGCAAGGCCACCAACGGAATCGAAATGACCGGCGTTAAGACATTGGTCACGGCCGCGACCACCACCCCAAGCATCAGCAGCATGGTGGCAACGGCCTTCTTCTTGCCCAGCGCCGGGAAGTGCCGATGGCCCACCAGGAACAAATTCGGGTTTCGCTCCAGTTTTCCAAGCCCTGACACGTGTCCAAGAAGCAGCAGGGAATCACCGTACCGCAGTGGGGTGGCCATGGGACGCTCACGAACCGTTTTGCCGTGGCGCGAAATGCCCATCACCGTGAACCCGTAATCGTGGCTGAAATCCACCTGCTCCAAGGTGTTGCCCAGGTAATCCGAGTTGGGGGAAAGCAGGGCCTCGACCGTCAGGAGGTCCACACTGCGGAGGGCCTGGTCGTCCATCTTCACCTCCTCCTTCAATTGGAAATCGGGTGACTTGAGCAAGTCGCCGATGGTCGGGACAGACCCTTGCATGACCAGGATGTCGCCCGACTGGAGCTTGAGCCAGTTCGTGGCCGGAATGCGCTCGTTGCCGCGGATCAACTCCACGACCGTCAGGTCGCTGCGCTGCCACCAGCCCAATTGGTCCAGGGACTTCCCGACCGTCGCCGAGTGGGGCGTCACGAGCACCTCGGTCAAGTACTCACGGCCCAACGTATCCTCCGCGGATTCTGCCTCGGCGGCCTTTGGCAGGAATCTGCGGCCAAAAAGCAGGAAAGACACGAAGGCCGCGCCGAAGACCGCCGCGGCGATGGGACTGAAATCGAAGAACCCAATGCCCGAATCGGTGCGCTGACGCAGGTAATCGCTGAGGATGATATTGCTGCGGGTGCCAATCAGCGTCCATTGTCCGCCAAGCAGCGAACCATAAGCCACGCAGAGAAGGTACCGGGAGGGTGAGAGGTTGCGCTCCTTGCAGATCGCCAGGACAATGGGCAGGAAGATCAGCACGACAGTAGTGTCGTTGACAAACATCGAGAAGATCGTGGTCACGAGCAATACTGCCGCCTGCAGGAAAATCTCACTGCCGGCGCAGGCTCGAAAGAGCTTCCCCCCCAACCGTTCGGCCGCGCCGGTGCGCACCATGGCCGCACCCAATACGAACATGGACGTGACCATGACAACCGCCGGGCTTCCAAAGCCGGAGAATCCCTCCTGATAGGTCAGTATGCCTCTCCAGTGCCCATTGGGGTGTGGCCAGGGCAAGATCAACGCGAGCATAACGAGCAGCGCGGTGACATCCGTTCGCTGCTTCTGGGTCCAGAACAAGTAAAGCGCCACGGCCAGGATTATGCCCAAAACCAGGTACTCGACGTTCATGTTTGGCAATCTAATCGTTGGTTCTAAAGTTACCCAGCCCACTGAGGTTTCCGCCAAGCGCCTGATGCCTCACCCGGGGACCAATCACAGAGAACCAGGACAATCGGAACCAGGCCGCCCGAACCCGGCATTCCCCGGCATGCTGCGGCGGTTTGAGTCGGAGCAGAGCCTGTCTTGCGGGCCCTCGAGCTAGTGCGTTTCCTCTACGGTCGAGCCGTCCTCAGCAATCAGCAGCTTCGGATTGTGCGCCTCGTCCTTGAAAGTGACAACATACACCGTCCGCCCGCCCCATGACTCCTTGTTGATATAAGCCACATCAACCCCATGCGAGCGTTCCTTGATTGCCTTGCTAACCGGCGACGGCACCTCATCCGGCTTAACCCGCACACCCTGCGCTGCGTTGAGCGCCATGGTCAGGTCGGGATTAAGCACACTGCCATCCGGCGCCACATACAGCGGCGGGAAGACGTCGCTCTCGCGAAAGAACACCTTGTACACGACACGTCCCGAACTGGTATCCCGCACCGCATCCACCACCTCTGCCGGCCCGGCTTCCGCCAGCACCGTCCGCTGCACCGGTGGCGGCAGCGCGCCGAACTTCGCCCCCGGCGAAGTCAGCGGCTTGTTGTAAACCGTATGGTATGCCGCGATTTGCGACTCGTCCTGCGTGGCGCAGCCCGCCGCCAGCAACGTCGCCATCACCGCTCCAAAGACTTGCGCTCTCATAAACGTCAACAAACTTACCTGCTTAGTCACGGATAGCAAGTTTCCACGCCGCAGCTTCCATGCCGTACCAGCGCCTCTAAGCCAGGGCGTAAGGGAAGATATCGGCCGGATCAAAGCGAACCTGCCCGAACTCAATCGCCTCTCCCGGCTCAACTGTCTGCAATGCATGGGCAATGCCAGTCTTTACGAGCAACAGGTCTCCCGTTTCCATTGGCACCGAAGCGCGTGCTTTAGTCTGAATGTCCTCCACGACTACGGACAACTTGCCCCTCAGCATGTAGATCCGTTCCTGTTTCACTTTGTGGTAATGGTTCCCGCGAACACAGCCGGCCCGAGCCTCGATGACCGCCATGTAGCGAATTCCTTCTTCGGCGTCGTGGATCTGCGCCAGTTCTCCCTGCGCCAGCAACAGCCGCTTGAGCGCTGGGGCGTCCGGCCCGGGGCGTCCAGTAATGACCGGCAGTGACCATTTCACGACTTGTCCTGCGAGATATTCAGATTCAGCCATAAGAGTCCTTGCGCACAATTCGAGTCATAGCACAGGACGACGGAGTGCCGCAAGCCCCGAGGCGCACAACGACAGCCGCGAATCGTCCGTTCAGATGGCATTCGCACGCCAGGAGACATTGACTTAGCTCCGCCGGCTGATCACGCTGGGGACATGAACGACAAAAAGAGCCCTTTGGGCGATGCGTGCCTGGTGTTGATCCCCAATAGCCAGCACAGGCTGGTTCCCGTGCTGACGCTCGTGATGCTGGCCCTGGGCGTGGCGATGGCGCAAGCCGACTGGCCGGAATTCCGCGGGCCGTGGGGCAATGGCCACGCGTCGGCCCCGGGCGACAACCAGAGCCACGGCCTGCCTCTAAGCTGGAGCGAGACCAACAACATCAAATGGAAGACGGAGATTCCCCACCGCGGCTGGTCCACACCGGTGGTACTGGGAGGCCAGGTTTGGATTACCACAGCGACCGTCGAAGGCCATGATTTCTTTGCCATCGGCCTGGACGCCAATACCGGTCGCATTCTCTTCAATGAAAAGGTCTTCCACAGCGACGATCCCGAACCGCTCGGCAACGGCGCCTCCATGAACTGCTACGCGACCCCTTCGCCGGTAATCGAACCGGGGCGGGTCTATGTTCACTTCGGCAGCTTCGGCACCGCTTGCCTCGACACCCGCACCGGCAAGACCCTCTGGAAACGTGAGGACCTGCCCTGCCGCCATTACCGCGGCCCTTCCTCCTCCCCCATTGCCTTCCAGGATCTGCTGATACTCACCTTCGACGGCGCCAACCTGCAATACCATGTCGCTCTCAACAAGGAAACCGGCAAGACTGTCTGGAAGACGGACCGTTCCGCCGCTTGGAATGACGAGAACGTGCCCGGCCAGATGGCCCGCGAAGGCGATCACCGCAAAGCACATGGCACCCCTTTGATCGTCACCGATGCCGGCAGACCCCTCATGCTTAGTGCCGGCGCCAAGGCAGCCTACGGCTACGACCCGCGGACCGGTCGGGAACTGTGGAAGGTTTGCTATAACGATTACTCCACCGCCCCCCGCCCGCTCTTCGACGGTGGAATGGCGTATTTTGTCACTGGCCTATCTACGAAGGAACTATGGGCCGTCAAAACCGATGGCCAGGGCGATGTGACTGACACCGGCGTAGCCTGGAAGTTCAAGACGCACGTCGGCATCTACGCCTCGCCGCTGCTGGTGGACGGCCTGATCTACACCGCCGCCGCGGAGAACTACGTGACCTGTCTCGAAGCAGCTACCGGACAACTCGTGTGGACTGGGAGGATCAACGGTAAACACGCAGCCTCGCCGGTTTACGCCGATGGCCGGCTCTATTTCTTCAGTCAGCAGGGCACGACCACCGTGCTCCGCCCTGGCCGCACCTTCGAGGTCCTGGCAACCAGCACCCTCGCGGACGGCTTCATGGCTTCGCCCGCTGTATCCGGCAAGGCGTTCTTCCTCAGGACCAAGACGCACCTCTACCGTGTTGAGTCCCCAGCGTCCGCTAAGAGCACCGCAGAGTTTCGGTAGGCAACCGAAGTCCATCACCAACCACTTCTGTCTCGTTGCCGACCTGTATGCCCAGTTGGAATACGGACGGAACAAGATCGGTTTTGATTACAACTGGGGAAGACGATCTGCGGACAAGACCCGAGCAAGCCCTACGCTTGCCACGGCTCGCGCCGAGCGCGTGAGAGCAGGCGATTTGCCTCCTCATCGCCAATGAACACTTCCTTGGCCGGATCCCACCGCAAGCCGCGTCCGAGTTGGTAGGCCATGGCCACCACGTGCCCGAGGGAAGCCGAGCGGTGGCCGATCTCCTCATGTGCACTCGGCTGCCCGCACGAACGAATACACTCGAACCAATTCGCGTGATGATTGTTGGCACCGATGTTCACCTGGCGCGTGCACAAGCGCATCTCGCGCAGAATTTCTTCCGGGCCGCCCTCCACCGGACCGCCGCCGGACATCGAGGTCAGCCAACCGCGTTCGCCGACAAACAACCCGCCAAACAGCCCTTCCAGCCGCGCTTGGTCCGGGACCGCCTTGTAGAGTTCCTTCACCTGCCCCCAATGCTCCACGTGATGCAGCAACACGCCGTTGGCGTAGCGGCAGGTCAGAGTTGGAAACTGCCCGCTTCCGGGATGAATGATCTCCACCGGACCGCTGGTCTCCATGCCAATGGCGTATTGAATCACATCCGCCGCGTGCGAGTGGTAGTTGGTAACCGCGCCCGCGCCAAAGGCGTTGCAGAACGTCCAAGGCACCACGCCGGGAATCGGGTTGCGGTGGTAGGCCGAGTTGTAAGGACGCCACGAAGCGGGGCCAACCCAAAGGTCCCAATCCAATCCCTCCGGAGTCGTCTCCGCCGGCAGTGCCGGATCGAGCGGCACGTAGGAGTTGCCCATTTTCGGAACCGACATCTTCATCCAGATGGTAAAGACCGATTTCACCTTGCCCACCCCCCCGTCGCGCACAAATTGGCACACCTGCCGGATGGTAGGAATCGAGCGATACTGTGTCCCCGTCTGGAAGACGCGCGCGTAGCGGCGGACGGTCTCCACCATCTCACGACCTTCGCGAATGGTGAGCGACACCGGCTTCTCGCAATAGACATGCTTGCCCGCCTGCGCGGCGTGAATTGCCTGCAAAGCGTGCCAGTGATCCGGCGTAACGATGACCGCGGCATCAATCTCAGACTGCGCCAGCAGTTGCCGGTAATCGCTGATGCCCGAGCAGCCTCGAAACGTCCCCGCACTGCGCTGCGCCGCGCAAATTTCGTTCACGTGATGCACGCCGTAATCGCGCCGCTGTCGGTCGGGATCGCATACGGCGACCAACTGCGCCTGCCTGCCTCCCGCCAGAATGCGCAGATGCCCGTTCCCCATCGCGCCCAGACCGATCAGCCCGACATTGATGCGCTCGCTGGGCGCCACCCTGCCATTTCGACCGTAAACCGATGCCGGGACGATGCAGGGCAACCCCACCAGCGAAGCGGCGGCACTGAGCTTGAGGAAGGTGCGGCGCGTCAGGGTCACTCTCGAATGCCGATGCATCTGGTGATTACCCTCCAGTCGCGATGTCAAGGCTCGCCTGGTTGAAAAACTCGATGCACTTGGCGATATCAGGCATGGATTCCAGCCAGTTGTGAGAGTACTCCAACCCGAACATCGTAGGCCGGATGTTCAGGCGGTGAAGCTCCTTTAAAAAGGCCGCGGTTTCTCCAATACCGGTGCCCCAAGGCACGTCGTGGCCCTCCGGGCCGCGCGCGTGGAGATCGTGCACCTGTACCGTGATCAACCGGTCCTTCAACTGCCGCGCTGCCTGAATCGGATCAACGCCACCGCGCATCCAGTAGCCAAGGTCCGCGCAGGCTCCGAGGCGCTTGCTGCGCCCCTCGCACACCTTCAGGATGCCGGCCGGGTTCCAGTAAAACGGCGAGGCCTTCGCGTCGTGATTGTGCAGCGCAACGTTGATGTCGTAGGCGTCGCAGAACTTCTCGATCGTCCCGAGCGCCTCAGGTTTGGGCTCGGACATGAACGTCTCGATACCGATCTTGCGCCCGAACTCGAACACCCTCCGGCACCCGGCTTCGTCCCCTGGGATGTCCTGGATGTAATAAGTGAGCAAACGCACGCCCGCGGCATCCAGCTTGAACCGGATTTGGCGCAACTCGTCATCGGATAGCCCAGGCTCCAGGTTCTTTGGAATGCTGTTGCTGACCTTCTGGAAGCTTAGCCCGCCCATGAACGGCAGGCCCAGCGCGGACGTCTTCTCGATCGCCTCAAACAAAGAGAACTTGTGGAAGGTGTAAGCCTCGATACCGAGTCGCCAGCCAATTCTCTCCTGCGCTCGAATCGCCGGCGTCAGCATGGCGCTCGGGATGGTTGGCGCCGCGAGATCTCCCAGGATAAACTGAGCCGCCGCCAGGTAAAACGAGAGCAGCTTCGGGTCGCGAAACACCTGCGGGTTGTGCGCAATGGTGCAGTAGAACGTCCGGCCCCGGCCATAGTTGCGCGCCCAGGCCAGCGCAAAGTCGTTATCCGCCCGCTCCGGCCTGGTAAACCGCGGATCTTGATTGAAGTCAGTCTTGTCCGTGTCAATGCTCAGCAGCACGCGAAGGCGCTTCCGGGAATACGGCTCGTGCACCCGGAAGAACTCGTCCCGGTAATCGAAACCCCGGCCGCCGAAGGCCTGGTTGATCGGGTGCCCGGGGTCGTCGAGCTTGATGAACACATGCTCGTTGTTCGCGCGGTGGTTCGCCCCCCGCGCGCCGATCATCAGCCCGAACTCCGGCCAATCCTCCACCGCACCCGGCCACTGGGTAAACGCCACCGAGGTTCCGTGCACTCCCATCATCCCGCCGCCGCCATAAACAAAATCCGCCAGGCTCTGCCGCAATGCCGCGTCGGTAAAGAGGTTGCCGACGCAGTTGTTGAAAAACACGCCGTCAAACTGCCGCAGGCTCTCGGGCCGAAACACCTCCTGGTCCCGGCTCACGACCGTGTCGAACGCCCCCGTCCTGCGCCCCATCAACTCGAACGCGAGATTGGCCGTAGGAATAGAACTGTGTCCGCCGTAATTAACATTACCATCGAAAATCAACAGCTTGCGAGGCTTCCGGGGCGCCGCCGAAGCGCGCGCGGGGATTGCCGCCTCCACCAATTCGCGCTCGGTCTTCACCGCCCCGCTCGGGGCCGCACGGACAACCGCCGGGGCGCAGGTGAGCGCGAGCGCGCCGGCACCGGCACGCGAAAGGAAGGCGCGCCGCGTCACCCGAAGCACGGGCTCAGCGGGGACCGGATCACGAGGCTTGCGGTCAATGTGCATCTTACGGCAGCGCTGCGGAGATTGTGCGCATTACCACTTGAGGGTCAAGGACAACTGTCCAGGACAACTGTCCTGGAGAACTTCATCGCTTCTCTTGGCGATAAGCAGCCGCGGCGAAAATGCTTGCGCCTGTCCGTCATTCATGCGAAATAAAGCCGCGTGCTGACTCAGCACAGCGCACTGCAAGAGTGCCGGGTGCCTCGGTAGCTCAATTGGTAGAGCAGTTGACTCTTAATTGCATCATGGGCTTTTCCCGCAGTTTTCCAAATGTGGACACCCTTGGACGGTCTTTGCCTTGCCTGTGATTCTTAACGGCGAGCCTTGGACATGGCGGGACACGTTTGGGCGGGTTTCCCTGCCTCTAGTATCAAACGGCAGTATCAAATGACCTACCGCCAATCAAAACCGCCTATACCGCACTCCTGCGTGATTGCTGCCCACAAATCCAGACAATCAAACCTCCCGCCCTGGGCGAGGTGGTTTTCCTCTCCGTTTGGACGGGAGACGCTTAGGGAAGTGCGTTTTCGGTATTTCTGGCCCAAGAAGTTCATGCACTTCAATTCCGTATGCCGTTGCCAACCGCTCCAAACTGGACAGGCGCAAATCACACTTTCGGCCAATTTCGATAAGCTGGTAGAACTTGTAAGAAAAACCAGAAAGCTCGGAAAACTGCTCTTGTGTAATCCCGTGCAGTTTCCTCAGCTCGCGCAATCTCGAAATCAGCCGTTTGCGGATGCAGTCTGGCACCTTGCCAGCATGTCATTGCCCGATTAGCCAAAACACCCACCTCTCGTAAGTGTTTTTCGTTTGCAGGGTGTGCGGAATCCTGCTTAAATCGCGTCAATGGGAATAATTGATTCAAGACGATAACGGAGAACTATTTATGAAACAAATCACTCATTTTTATGGTCTATTAGCAGCGGCCTTGGCAGTTGTGGCGGTGAACGCTGTTTTGCCACAGGCCAAAGCGTATGATTTCCAATACGGTTTTGTGGATGTCTATTCGCCAAACGCTTTGGACTACGTTGTGGGGCAGGTCAATATTCAACGGCGTTCCGAAATGCCCGACCCGCAAAATGGCATTTCGTATTGGCATCCCATCGCCAACGGAACAGAAGCGAGACTGACGTTACAGTTCACGTTCCCACGGCCCACAACGGAGATTTCTTTGCATTCAGGTATTGGGGCATGGAATTTCGGTGGAGGGAACTTTGGGAGTGGCTCTCTGTGGGCTTCCAAGAATGGAAGTGATTGGATTCTTCTTCTGGATGGCCCAACTCCGCCTGGCATTGATGCAGGTTATCATTATGACCAAAACCTTCCTGACTCGCTGATAGGCGAATCAGAAATTTGGATTCAAGCACGGCTGAATACCTCTGGCTGGAACATCATGGCACAATTTGCTCGGCAAGACACCAGATACTACAATTACAATGTTTTCGAGCTTGACGCAAATCTTGTCACTATTCCCGAACCATCGTCTGCTCTGCTTACACTTGGCGGTCTTGTTCTGCTTGTGCTGTGCCGATTAACCCCGAGGGGAATCAGAAGAAAGCCTTGAACCGCCCAGACTGCCATTGCGACAGCCGAGGGGTCATATGTCAAGAGACTCAGGGCTTTGGCAAGACATCAAAGAAAAGTGGAATAATCCCTCCAGCAAATCATCGAGTTGCTGTAGCGGATGCTTCTTGCTGTTTCTTGCTGCAATAGTCCTAGCTATTCTCGTTGCCATGTTTGGTGGGTGACAATGACGGCAAATATGCCTTCCAAACGGAGAGGGAGCATCACCCGCGCAACATATACGGGCGCACAAGAAACCACCTGCTAGTTGGATGAGTTACTGCATAGAAACGGCTGAATCAGACAAAGGCAAGGCAGACATCCTGCTTCGCAAATACCCCTCACAGGTTACCGAGTGGCCAAGCGAACCATCATTCGATGACACTGGAAGAACCGTGAACGTCTGTGTCGTTGATAATGGGCCTTTCGAGGCTGCGGCTATTGCCTACAGTGAGCGTGAAATGGCCGAATTCATGTGCGACCCGCATGACAGACGACCACGACGTTGGTTAAGAGTGGACCGTAACTTAGTTGTGAGTCTCAATCCAGATGTTGAGTCATTGCTGGTTAAAGTGGGCAAGAAAGACGAGATAGAGCCAATCACATCTGAGCGGCGGCTTGCTTAACTTCCATCAAATGGTGTTTGCCTCTGAATCAATCTTCCGATTTAGCCACTCCCTGTAATCCCTATCGGGGCAGTTCCTAACCCCCGTCTGCCCGTCCTTAAACTTACGCCAGCTTTCGCCCCTCGCCTCTACCGTGGTGCGAAGCTCCCGCAGCTTGGCCTTGCCGTAATACTGTGGCCCGTGCTTCGTCCAATCGTTGTAAAACTTCACGGGCCTGTAGTCGTCCAAGTGAGGAAAGCAGAACCGTATCGCCGCCCGAATCTCTCGGTTTGTCACTGGTGATGACTGTGCGGCCATGAGCTTCTTGTTGCGTTTCCCGTGCCAGAGAACCTGGCCCCGTTCCCTCTGAGTTGCCAGCGGGACAACCTCGCGGAGGATATACCGCAGAAGTGTCAATTCCTTTTTCCAAAGAGTGATTCTGTTCGCCTGTCGAACGACGGCCCCGCCAGTGAGCCTGTGCCAGTGCTTGAACACCGTAGCGCCGAAGTTTTTAATCAGGGCTTCGGGAGTCTCGGGCTGAGGCGGATAAAACAAAAAGACCACATGGAAGTGAATCCGCTTGTTGGCATGGCCCTGCTCGGTAAACAGGGACACCATGTAGAATTGCTTGTGCAACACGTCCAGAAGGCTCGCCAAGGCATTTTTCGCCGCAAGGCGGTCTGTCATGGCCCCTCTAAACGTAAGAACCTGGTGAAAGCAAAAAGGCGTGTCCCTTAGTTCAAGGAACTGCTTCACAAAACGCCTAACGCTTTCGAGCGAACATCGCATGTTCCTGTACAGCTAATAAGAATAAAGAACCTGTCCAAGCTGGAAATTGATGGTAGAGTTGAAGCCCCGCATCAAATGAGCGTGGAACGACGCTCGCTTGTGCGCCTTGCCACGATACCTTTTCCAAACGGTGCGTTTTTTGGGGGAGAAATAATTCTGACCCTGCCCTGGCCCTTCCTAAACGTCGCATCCCCAAATAAACCATAAATCAAGGGCCTCCTTGTGGACTTCCCAGACGCCCTTTCCAACTGCCTTTTCCAATTACCCCCCTACCCCCCATAAGTCCTATTTGTCACAGATAAAATAACTTTAATATATGGTGGGGCTTTCAGACGGCGGGGAGAGTCTCACAATTAACTTAGCAATCATTGCTAGTCTGACTAGCAGCATAGGAAAGGAAAGCTGTTGACAATACACCCAAAGGCGTTGCATGATGGCACTATGGGCAGCACTAATTCTCAACAGAAGGAAAAGCATGAGTCTTTGAATCTGTCTGGCAACTCACCTTATACAATAGACGAAGCAGCCAACGTGCTACGCATGAGCACAAAATCTGTGCGCCGTCAGATTGACAGAGGCAACCTGAGAAGGTGCAAGGCGTTTGGCCGTGTGCTGATTCCCCGCAAAGACGTTGACACGTTCATTGAAAAGTTTTCCTCCTTTGCTTGCTGACGCAGACAACAAAAGACCCGCCCTTGCGAGCGGGTCTAAGCTGTTAGCCGTAGGCTTAGGCGCTTTGAGGCTTGGAAAAGCTGACTTTGTGCGCCATTTCTGCGGAATGGTCATCCCGCAAGTGTCCATAGACCCGCATTGCCAGTGCCCCGCCGTCACGATGTCCTAACCATCTTGACACCGTTTGAATAGGCACGCCCGATTCAATGCAACGGGTTGCGAACAAGTGCCGTAAATCGTGATGCGTTAGACGCTTGATGCCCAACTCTTTTGCCGCCCGTGTCATCGCCCTTTCGCACTCGGCCACTTCCATCACTCGGTCGCTTGGCTTGCGCTCTGGCCGTTCGGTTTGAAGCCTTTCCAGCAGCGTCCGCATGTCATCAATCATCGGCACCCGCCGCACTTCACTGTTCTTTGTGCCTGTCATGGTGTCCCCTCGCACCGTGATGAATCCTTTGTCCAAGTCAACATCTGCCCATGTGATGTTTTCAGCCTCAGTCTTGCGGAAGCCCCCAAACGCAAGGAACTGAACCAAGGTTGCACACGGGCGAGAGAAACGATTGCGCCTGCCGCCGCCGTTGCCAACCGCTTCCACAAACTTTTGAAACTGCGCGAAACTCGGCAATTCAAGTTCTTTGGGCTTGACGGTGAGACGTTCAAGGGCCTTGGCGGGATTGTCGAGACGTGCGCCGAATTCAATCGCAATCTCACAAACATTCTTCAAGATTGCGGTTGTGTTGTTAAAGGCTGTCGGGCTTATGCCCCGCGCGAACCGTGAAGCCCATTTCAAACAATCGTGTTTCGATAGCTTGCGAATGTCCATCCCCTCCAATTCGGGCCATGACTTCAACATCGCCTTGATACGGTTTTCGTAATAGAGCTTTGTGTTTGGTTTCAAGGCTGCATCCCCCTGTATGCGCTCGCGAATGATCTTCAGAGTGCCCCCCACGGTCATCTTGCCTCGCGCAATCTCAGCCTGGTTCTCCGTCATCTGGCGCAAGCTCTTTTCAAGGTCCGCGAGCCTGAGCTTGGCCACGCTCAGGACATCTGTTTTCAAACTCTCGCGATAGAGCTTGCCTCCCGTTCGGATTCGTGCATAATACTTGCCTGACGGTAGGTAGCGGATTAGGTTCTCTCCTACCGTTAGCCAGTCTTTGGGCTGGCTCGTGTTGGCTTGGCTTTTGCCTGAGTCTAGGTTTTGGCTCGTTTTCATGCCAGTATCTAAACACAGTATCAAAAGCTTGTCAACACGGGATTTTAGGCTTCGTAAGTGCCTTAAACTACGATGGTTGCCTCGGTAGCTCAATTGGTAGAGCAGTTGACTCTTAATCAATTGGTTCTAGGTTCAAGTCCTAGCCGGGGTACCAATCCCAAACAACCCCACACGCCAGCTATTTACACCTATGCCCAAACCAGCTCTGCCCCGATGCGGATTGTGCTGTTGCCCCAGCACCACATTGGCTGCCTTATCACCGACGCAAGCGATGGAAACGGAAACTGGCAGGGCAACGGGCTTCGGGATCGAATTCAATCGTGCAATAACCACCATCCTTCAAAAGCTCGATTCCCGCCAGCGAGGGGCAGAGGCGTATGCGGAACGGGCGCCAACACGTCGCCTCATTCAATGCCTTGCTGAAGCGTTGGACAGAGTGCCCGAGAATGCGAATGGGCGGCATTCCCGCCAACAGACGGCTCTTCCATAGAACCAGGTTGGAATGCAGGTGCCCGACAATTGTCAGTTCGACTTGAGTTATCCGGTCCCGAACACTCTTCTCTCGCCAAAGAAATGGCAATGCAGTCGGATCATGGCCGAACAAAAGGACCCTTTGGCCGGGCGACAACGCGGCAAAA
Above is a window of Candidatus Paceibacterota bacterium DNA encoding:
- a CDS encoding SLC13 family permease, coding for MNVEYLVLGIILAVALYLFWTQKQRTDVTALLVMLALILPWPHPNGHWRGILTYQEGFSGFGSPAVVMVTSMFVLGAAMVRTGAAERLGGKLFRACAGSEIFLQAAVLLVTTIFSMFVNDTTVVLIFLPIVLAICKERNLSPSRYLLCVAYGSLLGGQWTLIGTRSNIILSDYLRQRTDSGIGFFDFSPIAAAVFGAAFVSFLLFGRRFLPKAAEAESAEDTLGREYLTEVLVTPHSATVGKSLDQLGWWQRSDLTVVELIRGNERIPATNWLKLQSGDILVMQGSVPTIGDLLKSPDFQLKEEVKMDDQALRSVDLLTVEALLSPNSDYLGNTLEQVDFSHDYGFTVMGISRHGKTVRERPMATPLRYGDSLLLLGHVSGLGKLERNPNLFLVGHRHFPALGKKKAVATMLLMLGVVVAAVTNVLTPVISIPLVALLVLLLRYVKVKDAYQAVDWQAVVTVAGMIPFGLALEKTGAAEALARGAVVALEGFGPLAVLAALLLFALMLTQVIENAAAAIILAPVAFQLARETGADPKPFMVGLAICVSAAFCTPFAHESTILVMGPGRYRFKHYMQVGGVLALLTWLIASLLTPLVWPFGP
- a CDS encoding cupin domain-containing protein, coding for MAESEYLAGQVVKWSLPVITGRPGPDAPALKRLLLAQGELAQIHDAEEGIRYMAVIEARAGCVRGNHYHKVKQERIYMLRGKLSVVVEDIQTKARASVPMETGDLLLVKTGIAHALQTVEPGEAIEFGQVRFDPADIFPYALA
- a CDS encoding PQQ-binding-like beta-propeller repeat protein → MNDKKSPLGDACLVLIPNSQHRLVPVLTLVMLALGVAMAQADWPEFRGPWGNGHASAPGDNQSHGLPLSWSETNNIKWKTEIPHRGWSTPVVLGGQVWITTATVEGHDFFAIGLDANTGRILFNEKVFHSDDPEPLGNGASMNCYATPSPVIEPGRVYVHFGSFGTACLDTRTGKTLWKREDLPCRHYRGPSSSPIAFQDLLILTFDGANLQYHVALNKETGKTVWKTDRSAAWNDENVPGQMAREGDHRKAHGTPLIVTDAGRPLMLSAGAKAAYGYDPRTGRELWKVCYNDYSTAPRPLFDGGMAYFVTGLSTKELWAVKTDGQGDVTDTGVAWKFKTHVGIYASPLLVDGLIYTAAAENYVTCLEAATGQLVWTGRINGKHAASPVYADGRLYFFSQQGTTTVLRPGRTFEVLATSTLADGFMASPAVSGKAFFLRTKTHLYRVESPASAKSTAEFR
- a CDS encoding Gfo/Idh/MocA family oxidoreductase, with product MHRHSRVTLTRRTFLKLSAAASLVGLPCIVPASVYGRNGRVAPSERINVGLIGLGAMGNGHLRILAGGRQAQLVAVCDPDRQRRDYGVHHVNEICAAQRSAGTFRGCSGISDYRQLLAQSEIDAAVIVTPDHWHALQAIHAAQAGKHVYCEKPVSLTIREGREMVETVRRYARVFQTGTQYRSIPTIRQVCQFVRDGGVGKVKSVFTIWMKMSVPKMGNSYVPLDPALPAETTPEGLDWDLWVGPASWRPYNSAYHRNPIPGVVPWTFCNAFGAGAVTNYHSHAADVIQYAIGMETSGPVEIIHPGSGQFPTLTCRYANGVLLHHVEHWGQVKELYKAVPDQARLEGLFGGLFVGERGWLTSMSGGGPVEGGPEEILREMRLCTRQVNIGANNHHANWFECIRSCGQPSAHEEIGHRSASLGHVVAMAYQLGRGLRWDPAKEVFIGDEEANRLLSRARREPWQA
- a CDS encoding ThuA domain-containing protein — encoded protein: MHIDRKPRDPVPAEPVLRVTRRAFLSRAGAGALALTCAPAVVRAAPSGAVKTERELVEAAIPARASAAPRKPRKLLIFDGNVNYGGHSSIPTANLAFELMGRRTGAFDTVVSRDQEVFRPESLRQFDGVFFNNCVGNLFTDAALRQSLADFVYGGGGMMGVHGTSVAFTQWPGAVEDWPEFGLMIGARGANHRANNEHVFIKLDDPGHPINQAFGGRGFDYRDEFFRVHEPYSRKRLRVLLSIDTDKTDFNQDPRFTRPERADNDFALAWARNYGRGRTFYCTIAHNPQVFRDPKLLSFYLAAAQFILGDLAAPTIPSAMLTPAIRAQERIGWRLGIEAYTFHKFSLFEAIEKTSALGLPFMGGLSFQKVSNSIPKNLEPGLSDDELRQIRFKLDAAGVRLLTYYIQDIPGDEAGCRRVFEFGRKIGIETFMSEPKPEALGTIEKFCDAYDINVALHNHDAKASPFYWNPAGILKVCEGRSKRLGACADLGYWMRGGVDPIQAARQLKDRLITVQVHDLHARGPEGHDVPWGTGIGETAAFLKELHRLNIRPTMFGLEYSHNWLESMPDIAKCIEFFNQASLDIATGG